The Coregonus clupeaformis isolate EN_2021a chromosome 18, ASM2061545v1, whole genome shotgun sequence genome has a segment encoding these proteins:
- the LOC121530697 gene encoding interferon-induced GTP-binding protein Mx2: protein MSEPTSGQFQEQLAEGVRPYIDLIDYLRSIGIDQDLPLPAIAVVGDQSSGKSSVLEALSGVELPRGNGIVTRCPLELRLCYVSGVAWKAAISYRDKCINVGNPSEVEKHVKEAQNELAGEGVGICHELISLKIMSSSVCDLTLIDLPGIARVPVQGQPEDIGAQIKSLILKILAKQKTINLVVVPCNVDIATTEALKMAKEVDPEGTRTLAILTKPDLIDRGTEKDVLDIVRNKIIPLNMGYVIVKCRGQKQINDGVTINEAIEDEMDFFQKHDEFSSLLHEERATTKCLAARLTQTLVNHIQKSLPQMSDQIKQQLWVSQTELTKYEGGPPVDPVEKRKYLIEVIKHFNYKIDQLCRGELKNEENLFINMQKIFAKWFEKLGHSKTGYHKMTQDVVNEFDQNHRGRELPGFNDYTSFERVVQELVGELKNPAMETLQKIKDLVQKHFAVVSKNCFENYPCLLRFSMTNIDDIQKQQLTIGMDRIKEQFEMEMQVYTQDEIFVQTLIPEQKETPGKTDCSGYDSRSKYPELLNSYYEIVVQRLADQVPMLIRYFILKESARILSSEMLGVLNREDLDEMLKEESEIGRKREALREKVKRLGLANDRISSL from the exons ATGAG TGAACCAACAAGTGGGCAATTCCAGGAGCAGCTGGCCGAGGGGGTCAGGCCCTATATTGATTTAATAGACTACCTGAGATCCATTGGGATTGATCAGGACCTACCACTGCCGGCTATTGCTGTGGTGGGAGACCAGAGTTCAGGAAAGAGCTCTGTGCTTGAGGCCCTCTCTGGGGTGGAACTGCCCAGAGGGAACG GTATTGTCACCAGGTGTCCATTGGAACTCAGACTCTGCTATGTTAGCGGAGTGGCTTGGAAGGCTGCCATCTCATACAGAGACAAATGTATTAATGTCGGTAACCCCTCAGAAGTCGAGAAACACGTTAAAGAAG CCCAGAACGAGTTAGccggagagggagtggggatttGTCATGAACTGATCAGTCTGAAGATCATGTCCTCTTCAGTGTGTGACCTCACTCTGATAGACTTACCTGGGATCGCCAGGGTACCTGTGCAAGGACAACCAGAAGACATTGGAGCCCAA ATCAAAAGTCTCATTCTGAAAATCTTAGCAAAACAAAAAACCATTAACCTGGTGGTGGTGCCATGCAATGTTGACATAGCAACAACAGAAGCTCTGAAAATGGCCAAAGAAGTGGATCCTGAAGGCACAAGAACTCTGG CCATTCTGACAAAGCCAGACCTGATTGACAGGGGAACAGAGAAGGACGTGTTGGACATTGTTCGCAATAAAATCATCCCTCTCAATATGGGCTATGTTATTGTGAAATGTCGCGGTCAGAAACAAATTAACGATGGCGTCACCATAAATGAGGCAATTGAGGATGAGATGGACTTCTTCCAAAAGCACGACGAATTCAG CTCCCTCCTGCACGAAGAAAGGGCAACCACCAAGTGCCTAGCTGCTAGACTCACTCAAACCCTGGTCAACCACATACAA AAATCCCTGCCGCAGATGTCTGATCAGATAAAACAGCAGCTGTGGGTTTCTCAGACGGAATTGACTAAGTATGAGGGTGGGCCTCCCGTGGATCCTGTAGAGAAGAGGAAGTACCTCATCGAG GTAATAAAACATTTCAATTACAAGATTGATCAGCTGTGCAGAGGGGAGCTGAAAAACGAGGAAAATCTATTCATCAACATGCAAAAAATATTTGCAAAATGGTTTGAAAAGCTTGGACACTCCAAAACAGGCT ACCACAAAATGACCCAAGATGTGGTCAATGAATTTGACCAGAACCACAGGGGAAGAGAACTTCCAGGTTTCAATGACTACACTTCATTCGAAAGGGTTGTTCAGGAACTGGTGGGGGAACTGAAAAATCCAGCTATGGAGACACTACAGAAAATCAAAG ATCTAGTGCAGAAGCACTTTGCTGTTGTGTCCAAAAATTGCTTTGAGAATTATCCTTGCCTTCTGCGTTTTTCAATG ACCAACATCGATGACATCCAGAAACAGCAGTTAACCATTGGGATGGACAGGATCAAGGAGCAGTTTGAGATGGAGATGCAGGTTTACACACAGGATGAAATCTTTGTCCAAACACTGATACCAGAGCAGAAGGAAACCCCAGGGAAAACAGACTGCTCAGGTTATGACAGCAGGAGCAAATACCCTGAACTGCTCAATTCATACTATGAG ATAGTGGTGCAGCGACTGGCGGACCAGGTGCCCATGCTGATCCGTTACTTCATCCTGAAGGAGTCAGCCAGGATCCTGTCCAGTGAGATGCTGGGTGTGCTGAACAGAGAAGACTTGGACGAGATGCTGAAGGAGGAATCAGAGATTGGCCGGAAACGTGAAGCCTTGCGGGAAAAAGTAAAGCGCCTTGGACTGGCGAATGACAGGATCAGTAGCCTCTGA